GCCCGGCTCGGCGTTTAGAGGCCAATGCTGCGGTAGTTGTTCGGTATAAACACGCGGGTGGTGTATGGTTGGGGCGGATCGGTTCGCTTGCGGTCTTGTACGAATAACGTAATTTCGACCATATTGGGCAAACCGTCCGTCCGTTTCAATACCCGGTCGCGTACTTCGCGATACTCCAAGTTATTCAATAGTAATTGTGGGTTTGTGACCAAAAATCCATTGCCAGCCCCTTGGCGTGGATACATGTCGTCGGGTTCATTGACGATGATGTTTTGGAACCCGCGCCGGTTGCTGCCTTCTATGCTGCTATTGGCGGCGAAATCATTGAATAAGGCCGAATCAGGCAACACCACTGCAGTTTCGCGCGATGAATCCCATTCGGTGGTCCAGCGCCAGCCGCCCCGGTTGTAGTCGTAATACCAGTAACGAAAACGCAGACCGCGAATGTTGTACGCCAGCGCTTCAAAGATTTTTCCCGGTGAATTGTTCGACTGGACGTTTCGCGCGTCCAAACTGCCAAACTTAGCGCCGTGGTCCCAATTTTCGATAGAGGTTTTAACCATGTTGGCGCTGACGTTGACGCCGATGGGAAGAATCGGCGGCAAGAGCCGCTCGCGCGATTGGTTGTCGATGAATTGGCCGAAGTCGCCGATTTCGGTGGCGTCATTGCCTCCGCCGTTGAGCGAAAGGGTTTGTCCGCGGCGAATCAAGCGCGTTCCAGTGGGGTCGAGGCCGTACGAGATTTCTTGCAGAATAACGTCGCCGGAATTTTCGACCGCGCTGACGAAATGCAAAATGTCGCTGGGGACGGCGCCCAGGTCTTCGTCGACCAGTTCGTCGCCGTCGTTGTCGAGGCCGTCAAGAATTTCTTCGTCTTCATCGCCGTCGCCGTCTTCATCTTTGAAAGCGCCGGGTACGTTGTCGTCGTTGCCATTGTCAACAATCAGATCGCGGTGGATGCCCGCGAAGCGAAAGCGCGGCCCGGTGGGGTTTTGTTGTCCTGGAATCACGGCGATCACGGAGTCAGGCGTTAAGTAAGCCGCGCGGATTTCCGCCGAGATGAACCCCAAGGCGCTGCGCGCGGTTTCGTTCATTTCGAGGCGGTTGACGGCGATGTCGCGGGCGCCCAATACCGAACGGAAGGTTTGCGCCGCCATGCCGGCCAGAATCGAAATGACCGCGACGGAGACTAAGAGTTCCACCAACGTGAAGCCCAATCGTTTGTCGATTGTCTTCGGGCTGCGCGGAATGGGAAACGGGTTTGCGTTCATCATCACGTCCTTCAATCTTCCTGGTTCGCTTATTCGACGCCGACGCTTGAGACCAAGCCGCGCGGTTGCCCGCTGGTCAGCGTAAACGACAACGAGGGGTCGCTCAGGTTGATGAATCCGACAAGGACAAATTCATCGGTGTAAAAATCTTCATCAATGACGCCGTCGAAGTCGTTGTCGATGCCGTCGAGTTTTTCTTCGTCAACGCCCCATTCGATGGAGCCGTATGAAATACGCTGGCGGCGAATTTCGCTGGGATCGGTTGTCCCTAGTGAATAACGGTCGCGTGGGTCGACGCGGGTGATGTCATTCTTGCCGCCTTCCCAGTCTTCGTCGTTGTCTTTGCCGTCGCCGCCCCAGGTGATGACGATTTCAACTCGTCGCCAGCCGGGCAAGGGCGCTGCGATGCAGTCTTCATCCACCAGGCCGTCTTGCGTTGGCGGACGGGTGAAGGCGCGTAAAAAGCCCGTCCCGCTTTGTTGGCGGGTGGGGACTTTAAAGTCCATATCGAGACCATCGGGCAATTCTTCGTCGACGAAGCCGTCGCCGTCGTTGTCGATGCCGTCGCCCAGGTCGGGAATGCCGTCGCCGTTGACGTCAACCAAGCCCCAGCGCCCGTTGTCGGGCACGACGCCGACGCGAATCTGCCAGCCATAACGGTCGTACGGCGGCGGGAACTTCGCAGGCGAGAAGGGGAAACGCGCCAATTGGCAATCTTCGTCGACGAAGCCGTCTCCGTCGTTATCGCGTCCGTCCCAGATTTCTTCGTCGATGCCTTCGTCAATCGCGCCGTCGCCGTTGTTATCAATGCCGTCAGCAACCGCAGGCGTTTTTGAATCATCGTCGTTGTCTTCTCCGTCGCCATCGTTGTCGACGCCGTCGCCCGCCAGGGTGGGCAGAAAGACATTGGTCCGCGGAATTCGAACGGACGGCAAGCGAGTGTCTTCGTCAATTAATCCATCATTATCGTTGTCGATGCCGTCGGCGTATTCTTCATCGGTGCGCGGTTCGGGGTCGTAACTGAGGTTGCCGTCGGGGGCATATTTTGAGAACCAGGGCGGCACGGAGTTCACGTCAATCGACCAGCTGTCGCCGTTGTCGTCGATGACGCCGTCGCCGTCGTCGTCCATGCCGTTGTTGATGACGCCCGACATGCCCAAGCGGTGCGCGAGCGCGTCGAATTCAGGGCCGCCGTCATAATCCATGTCGGGATAGCCGTTGTGGTTCAGGTCGAATTCATTGCGGGTCAAACTCGGGTTATAGACGTCGTTATTATTATCGTCGTCATAGCCATTGCCCGGCAGAGGGACAATCACGCTGTCCGCGCCGGGAATGATGGGAAAGTTGCGGGGGTCGTTTTTAAGCCCTTCAAACATACTTTGCGCAAGCAACGAAGCTTGGGTCACGTCTTGCGCCCGATGGCTGGCTTCGATGCCGTAGGGAAATACGCCTACGATCGACAAAAGCCCCAGCGTGAGCATCACGGCGGCAATCATGACCTCCAACAACGAAAAGCCGTCTTCGTTGCGGGTGCGCTTATGGGTTCGGGCTGAATACTGTCGCGGCATGGGTTCCTCCGAGTTTAACTCTCTTCGTCTAGCAGATCGTTGGGCCAAAACCCGAATACGGCATAATCGTAAACCCGGGTTTTTCCTGTTAACCACAATATCTCAATGGTATTAATTTTGTATCTTTCGTTTGCGTTTTCTTCATCTTTGGCGAACGTGTTCAAGTTTTGGCTGACTAAATCGTCATACGAACGGGTCTCGTCGCCTTTTTTGAAAATTGCGCTGTCTTTGGCCATGTGAAGTATGGCTTGACGGTCTTTGGGACGGGCCGATTGTTCGCCGCCCAGGAAATAAATTTTACTGAGTTGACCGCGTGGATTAAATTGAATATATAAGGGTTGCGATTCGTCGTCGTCATTAAATTCGCTAATTAAGTCTGTGCCGACATCGACCAGCGAGACGCCGTCCGGCATCAGGTCGGGGTCGGTAATAATAAACGTGTTGGGGCCGCCGTCTTTTGAACAATA
This Candidatus Hinthialibacter antarcticus DNA region includes the following protein-coding sequences:
- a CDS encoding prepilin-type N-terminal cleavage/methylation domain-containing protein translates to MMNANPFPIPRSPKTIDKRLGFTLVELLVSVAVISILAGMAAQTFRSVLGARDIAVNRLEMNETARSALGFISAEIRAAYLTPDSVIAVIPGQQNPTGPRFRFAGIHRDLIVDNGNDDNVPGAFKDEDGDGDEDEEILDGLDNDGDELVDEDLGAVPSDILHFVSAVENSGDVILQEISYGLDPTGTRLIRRGQTLSLNGGGNDATEIGDFGQFIDNQSRERLLPPILPIGVNVSANMVKTSIENWDHGAKFGSLDARNVQSNNSPGKIFEALAYNIRGLRFRYWYYDYNRGGWRWTTEWDSSRETAVVLPDSALFNDFAANSSIEGSNRRGFQNIIVNEPDDMYPRQGAGNGFLVTNPQLLLNNLEYREVRDRVLKRTDGLPNMVEITLFVQDRKRTDPPQPYTTRVFIPNNYRSIGL